A genomic segment from Nicotiana tabacum cultivar K326 chromosome 9, ASM71507v2, whole genome shotgun sequence encodes:
- the LOC142164209 gene encoding VIN3-like protein 2 isoform X2, whose amino-acid sequence MGLKTFSLKKQLITARDTRRVDILCYRLSLSQKISVGTKNCQKLCEVLDEAVKKLEADVGPLTGLPVKMARGIVNRLSFGPAVQQLCGLAIEYIDALLSERVSQIPSNSKIKDCYVTGSKLVRFEDVFASSVTVVLSSEGASMENVVGYTLWHRKADETEYPVEPTRTLFSPSTRFVLSDLTPATAYVLKIVSLDSKRELGMFEVKFCTSKAGNELSNLNLKSLEVERSQSPPTNCSNLSNPSSVEDETNNIILCSSDDENRRDNCLSCRDNTDKTISADMCCNTIAFTGKSQTGNAGEMVSFGDEEDSMVKVSSLPNTDAINLENKQCSDVQTTDETSTDNGSNAPPQTALEFTPIVSSVEAGLPITPCKLENVKGSLGRKGKSEHCSKDLDNGSGKEDGPQVGSSSKKRVGEWQEECTGTGDKDFEYYVKVVRWLECGEHIDKTFRQKFLTWYSLRATPQDVRIVKAFVDNLIEDPASLAGQLVDTFSDVISSKRSSVVPGGFCLKLWH is encoded by the exons ATGGGATTGAAGACCTT TTCTTTGAAAAAACAACTTATTACGGCAAGAGATACCAGGCGCGTAGACATATTATGTTATAGGCTTTCGTTGAGCcaaaaaatttcagttggcaccaAAAATTGCCAAAAGCTGTGTGAAGTTCTTGATGAAGCAGTAAAGAAGCTTGAAGCGGATGTAGGCCCTCTGACTGGTTTGCCTGTGAAGATGGCTAGAGGTATTGTGAACAGGCTCTCATTTGGCCCAGCTGTTCAGCAACTTTGTGGCTTGGCTATTGAGTACATAGACGCCCTGCTCTCTGAGAGAGTGTCCCAAATTCCGTCTAATTCTAAGATCAAAG attgctatgtgACGGGATCAAAACTTGTCAGATTTGAAGATGTCTTTGCCTCATCTGTGACTGTTGTTTTGAGTTCTGAAGGAGCTTCTATGGAGAATGTTGTTGGTTACACTTTGTGGCATCGGAAAGCTGATGAAACGGAATATCCAGTAGAACCAACTCGGACATTGTTTTCCCCTAGCACTAGGTTTGTGCTCTCAGATCTGACTCCAGCTACAGCTTACGTTCTCAAGATCGTGTCCCTTGATAGCAAAAGAGAGCTGGGAATGTTTGAAGTTAAATTCTGCACTAGtaaagctggaaatgaattgtcTAATCTGAACTTGAAAAGCTTGGAAGTTGAGAGAAGTCAAAGTCCACCAACGAATTGCAGCAACCTTTCTAATCCTTCTTCAGTGGAGGATGAAACTAATAACATTATTCTCTGCAGCAGTGACGATGAGAACAGAAGGGATAATTGTCTTTCTTGTCGTGACAACACTGATAAAACAATTTCTGCGGACATGTGTTGCAACACAATCGCCTTTACTGGTAAAAGTCAAACAGGAAATGCAGGAGAAATGGTATCTTTCGGCGATGAGGAAGATAGCATGGTGAAAGTAAGCTCCTTGCCGAATACTGATGCTATAAACCTTGAGAACAAGCAGTGTTCAGATGTTCAAACAACAGATGAGACAAGCACCGATAATGGGTCAAATGCACCTCCGCAGACTGCCTTGGAATTTACACCAATTGTCAGTAGTGTGGAAGCTGGCTTGCCTATTACACCCTGCAAATTGGAGAATGTGAAGGGCAGCCTTGGCCGGAAAGGGAAATCGGAACATTGCAGCAAAGATCTTGATAATGGATCAGGGAAGGAGGATGGACCACAAGTTGGCAGCTCTTCGAAGAAGAGAGTTGGAGAATGGCAAGAAGAATGTACTGGAACTGGAGATAAAGATTTCGAGTATTACGTCAAAGTAGTTAGATGGTTAGAATGTGGTGAACATATTGATAAGACATTCAGGCAGAAGTTCTTAACCTGGTATAGCTTAAGAGCTACACCACAAGATGTTAGGATTGTAAAGGCATTCGTTGATAACCTTATCGAAGATCCAGCATCGCTTGCTGGGCAGCTGGTGGATACTTTCTCTGATGTTATCTCAAGCAAGAGATCCTCTGTAGTTCCTGGAGGCTTTTGTCTGAAGCTTTGGCATTAA
- the LOC142164209 gene encoding VIN3-like protein 2 isoform X1 produces MSCHLELAVKHGKFGIATDKLDKGNNGIFYCVSCGKANDLLSSLKKQLITARDTRRVDILCYRLSLSQKISVGTKNCQKLCEVLDEAVKKLEADVGPLTGLPVKMARGIVNRLSFGPAVQQLCGLAIEYIDALLSERVSQIPSNSKIKDCYVTGSKLVRFEDVFASSVTVVLSSEGASMENVVGYTLWHRKADETEYPVEPTRTLFSPSTRFVLSDLTPATAYVLKIVSLDSKRELGMFEVKFCTSKAGNELSNLNLKSLEVERSQSPPTNCSNLSNPSSVEDETNNIILCSSDDENRRDNCLSCRDNTDKTISADMCCNTIAFTGKSQTGNAGEMVSFGDEEDSMVKVSSLPNTDAINLENKQCSDVQTTDETSTDNGSNAPPQTALEFTPIVSSVEAGLPITPCKLENVKGSLGRKGKSEHCSKDLDNGSGKEDGPQVGSSSKKRVGEWQEECTGTGDKDFEYYVKVVRWLECGEHIDKTFRQKFLTWYSLRATPQDVRIVKAFVDNLIEDPASLAGQLVDTFSDVISSKRSSVVPGGFCLKLWH; encoded by the exons TTCTTTGAAAAAACAACTTATTACGGCAAGAGATACCAGGCGCGTAGACATATTATGTTATAGGCTTTCGTTGAGCcaaaaaatttcagttggcaccaAAAATTGCCAAAAGCTGTGTGAAGTTCTTGATGAAGCAGTAAAGAAGCTTGAAGCGGATGTAGGCCCTCTGACTGGTTTGCCTGTGAAGATGGCTAGAGGTATTGTGAACAGGCTCTCATTTGGCCCAGCTGTTCAGCAACTTTGTGGCTTGGCTATTGAGTACATAGACGCCCTGCTCTCTGAGAGAGTGTCCCAAATTCCGTCTAATTCTAAGATCAAAG attgctatgtgACGGGATCAAAACTTGTCAGATTTGAAGATGTCTTTGCCTCATCTGTGACTGTTGTTTTGAGTTCTGAAGGAGCTTCTATGGAGAATGTTGTTGGTTACACTTTGTGGCATCGGAAAGCTGATGAAACGGAATATCCAGTAGAACCAACTCGGACATTGTTTTCCCCTAGCACTAGGTTTGTGCTCTCAGATCTGACTCCAGCTACAGCTTACGTTCTCAAGATCGTGTCCCTTGATAGCAAAAGAGAGCTGGGAATGTTTGAAGTTAAATTCTGCACTAGtaaagctggaaatgaattgtcTAATCTGAACTTGAAAAGCTTGGAAGTTGAGAGAAGTCAAAGTCCACCAACGAATTGCAGCAACCTTTCTAATCCTTCTTCAGTGGAGGATGAAACTAATAACATTATTCTCTGCAGCAGTGACGATGAGAACAGAAGGGATAATTGTCTTTCTTGTCGTGACAACACTGATAAAACAATTTCTGCGGACATGTGTTGCAACACAATCGCCTTTACTGGTAAAAGTCAAACAGGAAATGCAGGAGAAATGGTATCTTTCGGCGATGAGGAAGATAGCATGGTGAAAGTAAGCTCCTTGCCGAATACTGATGCTATAAACCTTGAGAACAAGCAGTGTTCAGATGTTCAAACAACAGATGAGACAAGCACCGATAATGGGTCAAATGCACCTCCGCAGACTGCCTTGGAATTTACACCAATTGTCAGTAGTGTGGAAGCTGGCTTGCCTATTACACCCTGCAAATTGGAGAATGTGAAGGGCAGCCTTGGCCGGAAAGGGAAATCGGAACATTGCAGCAAAGATCTTGATAATGGATCAGGGAAGGAGGATGGACCACAAGTTGGCAGCTCTTCGAAGAAGAGAGTTGGAGAATGGCAAGAAGAATGTACTGGAACTGGAGATAAAGATTTCGAGTATTACGTCAAAGTAGTTAGATGGTTAGAATGTGGTGAACATATTGATAAGACATTCAGGCAGAAGTTCTTAACCTGGTATAGCTTAAGAGCTACACCACAAGATGTTAGGATTGTAAAGGCATTCGTTGATAACCTTATCGAAGATCCAGCATCGCTTGCTGGGCAGCTGGTGGATACTTTCTCTGATGTTATCTCAAGCAAGAGATCCTCTGTAGTTCCTGGAGGCTTTTGTCTGAAGCTTTGGCATTAA